GCCGTCCTGCTGCGTGCTGCAGACGTATTCCTCATCGACACACACCCAGCTCCCCCGCGCCAGATATTTCCCGTCAAATTCCATTGGTTCTTGCACCTGATACATCAACACCGCACAGGCAGGCGATGCAGTGCCCCAGTCACCACCGATCCAACAATGACGACCGCGACTTTCTTCCCTGAACACCCCATCCACATCCTTCAGTTGAGGGATGACGAAGTCACCACTGATCAGGCTCTTTTCTTCACTCAATGCCGTCCCGAAGAAGCCAGCAGCTGATCCAGCCCAATCACCAAAGATTTCTGCACGGGCGCGACTCTCATCACCAAATGCACTGGCTTTGAGATCAGCCTCGTATTGATCTGGATTCGCTAGATACGGGTTATCCCTTAACGTGCTCTTAAACCAGACGGTTTCAACACCACCGAACAGTTCACAGTTAAAAATCCGCCCTGGAACGCTCTTGCTGATGATGTAATCGCGACACCACCAGCCGTGTGGGAATGGGTTTGCCGTCGCAATAAATTTCGTCTTAATTGACGGGTCAGACGTACGCATTGACGACCGAATCCGTAACACCGTTTGCGGGTCTGGAAACTGCGTCAATTCGTCCACATATACGTGCGACAGGTCTTCACCCTGCAGCTTGTTAAAACTGCTCGCATCGCTCTGGTGGATCAGGTTCAGTATTGCCCCATTAGACATCTGCCACTGACGCTTGGCTTTGAAATACCTGCTCCCTGGCAACACCTTCGGGATGTGGTCATACAACAGGCTTTCAAGCTTCTGTAGACCCGCAAGGTCCGTCCTGATCAATACACCCCGATGACCCTTGCCGTTGATGACGGCGAAATAAATAATCAGCCAGATCAGCAGGATTGACTTGCCGCCGCCCCTGCCACCGCTCAGCAGAACGGTATTGAGCGTGTCCACCGCCTGCACACAACCCGCAACCGTTCGCTGCCACGGACTGAGCTGTATCGGTGAATAGGACTCTTTGGTCGCTTTACTCACAAGTGTTTTTTATCTGCTTCAGTCTGCTGCGCTTTTTTGTTCGTGATCAGTCCTCTTTCTTCTCGACAGGCTTTTGGTAACGACGCAACAGCTCAGGGTTGAGTTTGGCTTTACGGGCGAAGAGTGCAGCACGTTTGAGTACAGCGGCGCGGGATTCTTTCACGGGTTGAATGCAACTACTTCAGTCTGCTTCCCTCCACGTGGAGGGAGAGAGCGTTTTGATTTAAGGCCGCTGGCGGCCCTCAGGAGAGGACGCTTCAACCTGCCGACCGCTGGGGGCAAAGCCTGACCGTGACCGCACAAGGTGCTAGCTGGTGCTATTTGGTGCCAGTGGGTGCTATCCCCGACTGGTCGGGTGAACACATCGTGCTAGCTGGTGCTAGTAGGTGCTATGCCCAGTGCCTGCAAGGGAAGTGGCACACCCTTACCCCCTAACCCCGCCCCGTCGTGGTAAGCTGAATGCAGGCGCAGCGGCTCTGCCCTCGCCAACCCTGAACCTTGACAACTCGACCCGTGGCTAAACGACCACGCGGCTTCATCTCTGGTTACCGCCCTCGCGGTGCCAACGTCGACCTGCTGGCGGCTGTGCAGTCCGTTCTGACGATGTATCAGGACCAACTGCCCCTGACCATCAGGCAAGTCTTCTATGTACTTGTCGGCAAGTACGACTACGAGAAAACCGAAGCCGCTTACAAGCGACTCTGCGAACTGCTCGCCAATGCCCGTCGCGGTGGTGTCATCCCCTTCGATCACATCCGTGACGATGGTCCCTCCGCAGCAGCTCCTCAGCTCTTCAAATCAGGCGATGACTGGCTCACAGCTATTCACCGTTCTGCCAACCACGTCCGACTCTCCCCCTGGAACCTCCAGCCTCGATACGTCGAGGTCATCTGCGAGGCAGGTGGAATGGTCCCGATGCTCGCCTCTGTCGCTGACCCCTACGGCATCACCGTTCGCTCTGGTGGTGGATTCGACTCCATCACCGCCAAGCACGAACTGGCTCAGCATTACGCCCGCCAACAACTGCCCGTGACGGTCCTGCACGTTGGTGATCACGACCCCTCAGGCGAAGCCCTCTGGACCAACCTCAGCGAAGACGTCGGTGCGTTCTGCCAATCCCTTGGTGCTGACTTCTCCGTTCAACGGATAGCCGTCACCAAGGAGCATCAGCAGATCTACAGCCTGCCAACGGCACCCCCGAAAAAGACCGACAAGCGTTCGGTCTGGAACGAAGGTGACCAAACCGTTCAGGCAGAAGCACTGCCGCCCGACATCCTTCAGAGCATCGTCCGCGATGCCATCGAAGCCAACCTTGACCTCGATCAACTGGCGGAGACACGACGGCTGGAACAGCAGACCCGCGACAAGCTCAGCGCCGTGCTGAGTGACCTGACCACGAACCTCGACAACTGAATAACCCGACCACGGGGTGGCTACGGCTGCCCCACCCATAGAATTTCCACGTCGGCAGGCAGCTCTAAGCGCCGCTGACATCAACACCATTCACATTCCAATGACCTGTTTCACCGTCTGGGTGCTGGTCGTTCTCCTGTTGCCCCTGCACCTGCTGCTATGGGCTACCGAGAGCAAGAGCACCCGCATCAATCGCTTGCGCCGTCGTGGCGCTACCTGGAAGACAATCGCTGCCCGTTACGGGGTCAGCCAATCAACCGCAAGGAGGTGGGCTAACGCTTGATCCGATACGACTATCAGCTAGCTAGGTGATATACTTATGGAGTCGCGGGGGAGCAATCCCGCGTTGAGCGCCTGAAGCGAGAGGCAACTGGCTTCCTCCGACCCTGACTCACTCCCCCCTTCCACTCCCTTTACCCCCTCCTATCTACTAACTAGCTGAAATCGCCTATGACAACCGCCTCCCTCAAGCGTCAACAAATGGACGCCCTTCAACAAATCCTCCCGCCTTCAGCAGAGGTCGCCTCAATGCTCAAGTGTTGGGCAGGCGCTGATGTCCGTTACTGGAACTCCAATCTCCAACCCTGTTGGCTTACCTCCAACATCGCCAAATACGGCAAGTGCATCGGCACCTGGACCCCCGACACGCGCACCCTCAACCTCGTCCCCAACCTCTGGTTCCATTACGTCGACCTCGGGCACACCGACAAAGACGGCAACCCCATCAAGACGAAGGTCAGACGACCTGCTGACGATCCCCTCCACATCGTCTCTGCCGTGGTAATCCACGAGATGTGCCACCAAGCACAATCGCAGTTCTATCGAGACCTTGATGCTGCCAAAGGTCCACGCGGGCGTTGGTTTGACTCCAGCCACCGCTGCCCCTCTTGGTCACGCGCCTGTGAAGACGTCATCCAAGTCGACGAGATGGACTTGTTCGTGCCCGTCTGGCATCGCTCCACTGGCAACATCTGGAACCCGTGGGTGCCTGACTCCAGTGACTGGATGAAGTGGAAGCAGGTTGAACCTGACGACACCTTCGACGGTCGCAAGCTCGCCAGCTTTGATCAAGCCAGAGCATTCCACCCCAAGGTGGATACATCCATCCAACAGCTCTGCGAAGAGGCAGGCATCCCGATCGAAGACGACAAAGGCAAGCCGATCGAGTGGACCCTCTAACCGAGGGTCTTTTTTTTATCAGTCAGCTGATTGATAAATCTCAGAGCAAGCGGTCACACTCCGACCGTCACCTCCGACTCCATCAGCCACAGCGCCAGCTGCTGCATCCCATCCATCCCAGCCAGCACCATTGAGCTGTAGACGATCGCCTGATGACGCGGGTCCAGCTCCAACCCCTCTTCCATCGCCGTCAACCCGTCTCCGTGCGCCATCGCGATCCTTGCCATCGTCCTTCCCAGCGCCACCGTCATCGGGTCCGTCATAAGCCTCTGAATCGTTCGCAATAAGCCACTGATGACACCGCTATGACACGGCGGTCAGCCTCCAGAGACTAAACCCACTGTCAGGGCTGGAATCTAAAGACAAGACGTATTGCTTCCTGAGCAATCACACATCGATTGTGCCTTGGTTGTCGTTCCAGTCACTGGCGGTCAGTTGCTTGCCACCCTCGCCCTGTTTGAGGAAGTCCTGGACCACCGCCACGTTGACCTGAGATACCCCTGCATCGGGGCTGAGCTGGTTGTTCAGCTGACGGGCACGGCGATCGTGATGCGTTGACAGTGCCCTGAGCAATGCGGGGTCGACGCTCTCCGATTTGGTGATCTTCACCTGTTCGGTGCCATCAGAGAAGCGAATCACCTCGCGGGTGACGCGACCCTCAAGCAACTGGCGACAGATCTCGTTTTTGATCTCGTCCTCGCTTTGTTGCCAACGAGCTTCTGATAGGGCGATGCGTTCATCCGTCGACATCTGCACCACAGGATGCTGAGACGCAGCTTCTTTCACCAGCTGACAGACGCGGGATTGAGTAACACCCAACTCCTCAGCAATCTTGAACTGATTGAGTCCTTTGAGGTGCAACTCCCAAGCCTTTTCTCTTTTCGCTTGGACTGAAAGTTTGCTCATATCTGAATCTTACCCAAAAAAATATGAGAAAAGATAAGCGTATGCGCCCAAAGGGCAGGCGTTAGGAGACGCCACGTCTCATTAGTTCGAGTTCACAGCTGATGTCTGAGAGGGTGCTGGTGTTGATTTCATTGATGGCATCAACGACAAAGGAGGCGGTGGAGTCTTTGCGATGAGGATTGAGTTGGCTGCGGATACCCGCGAGGTCTGAAGCGATGGATTGGAGGGCTGTGATGAGAAGGTCAGCTTGATCAGGAGTCATTGGAAGACCGTGCGGAGTAGGAGGAGTTGAAGGGACACACACCTATTAAGTGTGTGTGGGGGGTAATCGGGAAAAAACGGGCGAAAAGGGTTGGTAGCACTAAGAAAAGGGACGTTTTCAAGGCGGGATTTTGTAGGGAACACCAAGGATTCCCAGGGAAAACTCAGCAAATCCCATACTTTTCCCAGCAGGTACAAAGCAAAAAACCCAGTAATAAAGGGGGTTTATAAAGATTTTTTCCCTTATTCCCTGCATATACCTATGGGGTGTGTGTGGGGTCGCAGAGCTTGTTGAGGGCAAACTTGCCGCGTTTGGTCAGATGCCAAGCGGAGCCTGTTTTCTTGATCAACCCGCGTTGCCTCATCCGTGTGAGGTTGTTGGAGATGGTCTTCTCACTGACGTCACGCATCTGACTCTTGATTGCTGGGCTGGTGGTTGCAGTGCCGAGCCCCTCAAGGTCTCCAAGGGTGATCAGGATGCGGTCAGAGGCGTTGGTGATGACATCACCCTCCACCACGTTCAAACCGTCATCAGAGAGGCGATAAAGGAACTCACGCTGGGTGTAACCACGCACCTTGTGAGCAAGCCAACGGACACAGCTGGGCTTGTCTTCTGAGGAGGGTTCAACCCGCAGCTCGTGGACGGCGTAGGGGATCTGGTTGACGTTCTGGTTACCGCCTGCACCACCGACGCCTTTGCCTTTGGTGTTGCCTGATGGGTGGTGAAGGTAGAGGGCGCTGCAGTGCTGCCCGATGAGCGCCTGGAGGATGCGTACAACGGTGCCGACAGGACCGATGCCGAAGTCAATGCCTGCGAGTTCAAGGACCGCTTTCCAGCTGTCGATGATGACTAGGGCGTAGTCGTTCGTTTCAAGCTCTTCCTTCAGTTCGAGGAGTCCTGCTGGTGTGCAGCTCCAAGCACCGATGCCTTCTGTTTGGTCAGCACCCCAGTGGAAGCAACCATCAACCCAGAGCGGATGGTCGGCGATGCCGAAGTCTTCGGCGGCGTTCTGCCACATCTCATAGGCACCATCACCACCATCGGAGCCGATGAAAAGAACCTTGCCTTTGATGTCGCTGGGGATGTCGTGATCAAGGAAAGGTTTGCCACTGATAACTGACCACGCCAGTGCGACTGCTGCAGTGGTTTTGCCGACGCCTGCAGGACCAAAGAGCAGGGTGTCTCGCTTCCAAGGGAGGAACCCGTGAACCAGCATCTGCTGATGCTCACCATCCTTCGTTTGATTAGCTCCCCGCCGCTTGCGCTTGCCCGAGTGGTGCTGACTGATTGCAAGGTTCCAGCGGTCTGCCAGAGCTTCAAGGCAACGGCGTTCGATGTCCTGACGATTGACTCGACGGCAGGTGAGTTCAGAGATGATTGCCATCTCTTTTGCCCAAGTGTCTTCTGTGGTCAGGCGTAGGTCGAGCAGATCACCAATACGTTCTGCAATCCACTCGTCTAATGGCTGGTCGTCTAGATCATCAATATCAGCTAGCGGGTTGATAGCTGGCTTCTCGATGTGCTCGACGAAAGTTGCGAAGCCACCAATCGATGGGTTGAACCCATAGCCCGACAAGGCGTAACTGATGCCGTCACGCTCGATCAGGTCAGCACCAACCTTGAGGTCTGCAGGTGGTGAGAACGTCTGACCCTGATAACAGTTGATGCGCTGGCGATTGCCGTCGTTGAAGGTCGTACAGGCGCTGCTGGTGTTACGACCACAGATGACGCAGGGAGTTAATGGTCCCGACTGTTGATTGGTGCCGTTTTCAATCGGCTGACGCTCTTTGTCCTCAACAGCGTGCGAGTCGACGATGTGATTGATCAGCCCCCACCATTGGTCGTTGGGGGTGTCGAGCTTGGTTGGATCGCCGTTCCAGAAGTAATGACCGCCTGATTGCTTGTGGTCACCAAGGACAACGCACTGCCCTGAGCCATAGAAGAGTTCAACCGCTTCCTGCTTCTCCAGGGTGATGGGGCGGTTCTTCTCGTCACGCTTGGGTTCGCCGAATTCGTCGACGTCGTAAACGGCTGCCTTGGTCTGCAACACCCTCTTGCCGAGCGGTGAGCCGTCCTTCCTCGTCAGAAACGGGCGTTTGTCTTCGGGGATATGGAATGCAACCTTGAGCCGTTCAGGATCGGTGTCGCGACGAATTGCCCAGCCAGTGTCTTTGGGTGCGCAGGCAAACTTTTTGCAGATATCAACAGCACTTTGCCCGTCAATGTCCAAGATCAACAAATGATCTGCGTCTGGACCAGTACGGGTGCCAACAGCATTTACGTTGCCGTTGAGTTGAAGGATTTGGTCAACACTGAAGCTGGCTTTTTGCCATTTGGTCATTAACGACCCATCAGCATTGATCGGCTGCTTTCCAGTTGGACCACCACAGGGGAGCAGTGGATAACCATCTAGAAGATTTAAATGTCGATGGTCGAGTGGTGCCATTGCGGCGGTGGAGGAATTGCTAAGGGCGCTGGAACAAGCGACTAGGGTGCGGACTTACGAGCGAATCGACCCTTGAAACGCTCTGCCGCAAAATCAGCTGTATTGCAGCTGTTGAAGCTGCTCGCGAATGACTAACCAAGCGCGACTGATCAAAAGATTGGCGTGCTCGAAAACTTCGTAAGCACCTTCAGGCAGGCGACCACGATGGATGGCTTCATCCTCAAAATCAGTGACCATCTGCTCCATTCCTTTGAGGTAGGCGATGGACTGATCGATACGAACTTGTGCCATCCGTTGCGCTGCATCTGTAGAGATACGCAGCAACGCATCGGTGTCGAGCTGGTGTAAAGTGTCAGCAGGAATTGCACCCAGTGACTCTCTTCGGAGGGTCATTTTTTTTAGCGGGTAGGGGGAAGTTCGACGTCATTCGCTTTTGCCCATTCTTCGATGATGTGGCAGTAAAGACGTGACTTAGAGACGCCTGCATTACGGGCGACATCGCCAAGGATTTGAACCCACTGCCAAGGCATTTGGATGGTGGTTCCAATGCGTTGCTCGGTAAGTGGCTTGGTGGGGTCGATGCTTAAACCTCTTGGTTGCATCGTTCATTCAGTTAGGGGCAGGTTGACCCTATTGACGGAAAAAGGGTTTGCCCCGAAATCCCCACCAGCCATAGTTGACGAGTTTTTCAGGTAGAACCTGATGGAGCTTGAGAGACTCTTTTGAGTGACTTCAGTGATGACTTCACCCTGTTCATCTCTGGGGTCGTCACGATCTCAGCAACCTTTCCAGCCTTCTCGACCAAAGGAATGACCTCCTCTTTGCCGAACTGGTCGCAGAGATAATCGATGAGGACTGAATGAAACACCCTCTGCCGTCGATTGAGGATCGAGTCCCTTTGATCTAGGCGCTGCTCCTTTGCCTTATACAGGTCAAGCTTTTGCAGCCCATCAATAGCAGCCAGCAAGGCACCATAATTACGGCACTTTTTCTTCATCCCGTTGAGGTCAGATGAAGGGCAGTAATCAGGCAGATGTCCATTCTTGTTGAAGAAGAACTCAACCCTTGTGACCTTGCGATTGAGTTGATTGAATTCAATTTCAATCTCTTCACGCAACTGCAGGCGATGCTTTAACAGCAGATCCTCGAGGTCATCAAGATAGATTTTGGTGCCGAGTACAGCAGAGTCAAAGAAAGGTGGCACTACAGCCGAAGCTGTCGATTTAATCCGTTGCATCAGACAAGCTCCTGGCGCGGTTCAATCAACTCCACTGAGACGCCGAAGTCACGCAACCTGAGGGCGTAGGTATTGCCTTCAAAGCGTGCATCTTCAGCTTCAGTAAATCGCCCGTGCCTGATTAGGTACGAGTGTCTGAGACGGCACCAAGCCAGACCTGATGGCAGATCTTCGTTAGCGACAAGAGAACGTTTTCTAGGCATTGTTCTGATCCTCCGTGTAGGTTTCGATGTCCTTGGTCAAAGAGTCGACAGCAATCTCTTGCGTCCTCTCGATTTGCCATTGCTTAATGGCGTCGACGTTCCAACCGACGGAACCATTTTTTCCGCCAGATAAATACACCCAATGAACGCCAGGGGTGAAGCCTTTTTTCTTCAGGCTGTGAAGTGACGCCCGAGACAGCATTACCTGCTCCATCGTGTCGTCGATGTTGCTCCAGATAGGCATAGGAAATAAGCCCGCAGAAACGGGCAATAAAGATTTACGGAGTCAGGGATAGAGAGTTGAAATTGACGAACCGTGACTGATTGCCCACCAGCCGAAGACCAAGGCAATTGCGCCAATCGTGAATGAGCCGAATGGGTTTTTGTTCAAGGCACAGACAGCCCAAGTCAGGACCATCAATTGCAAACAGACGATTTGAAGCATTAGAAAGAAGCCCGCCGAATGACGGGCGATAACGTTTGCGGGTTAATCAGTTATTCAGACCGTGCTCGTTAATCAATTGACTAATCATTGACAGTCGATTGGTGCCGTTGAACTGCGGGTGAATATCAAGAGCAGCGGCTAAACATTCGGTCCAAGTGCTGCCCTGTGGGAGGTCAAGGTCACTGCAGAACCCGCTGGGTGCAATACAGAGACTTGATGCTTCAGGGAGGCTGTCAACGGCAATGTCCCAGAGGTACAAACCTGCTTCGCAGACTTCGTCGGACAGATTGCCCTCGGCGTTGAAGGGGACGCGATCAGCGATGACAGCTTCGATGAAGTCTTCGATGCTGATGCGTTCAGTGGTGGTCGTCATTGGAATTGCGACGGTCAAGCAATCCAGCCCGCAGCCCCTTGTCCTAAGCCGCGTGGTTGATGCCGATTCCCTCTCTGTAGCTTTTGACTCAGGCGCTGCTCTGCGCTGTTCTGAGCCTCCGATCTAGTTGCCAAATCCCTGTGGCTGTTGTGCCGCTGAACGGAAAAAGCACAACACTGATTTCTGAATCCGATGATCTGCAGGGACAGTCAAAGGTGGGGTCGTAAATCCGAGAGGGAAACGACTTGCTTGAATCCAAGTTATAGGAGAGTCCAGCAGATTGTCTACGAAGGTGTCACAAACTGCATTGGCACAATGTGTATAGCACAACGTGTTATCTCTTGCGCTAAGTATCAACAACCCATCTATCAACCAACTGACTGATAACTCACCCGACCCGTCGGGGTTCCTATGACACACCCTGATCACAGGCGCAGACTCAGCCCCGCTGATGACACACCTATGACACGCCCGTTCTCCCCCTCCGTATCACACCGCCAGCACCGTTGCCACAGATGCCAGTCCAGCACTGCTATCTTTCGATTCCACCAAGGCGTCATTCACGGGTCTGACAGGTTGCTGCACCAGCAGCCTGCATAACACTTGAATGGGGGCTGAGCCATCCCGGGTGAGACAACCCCTTGCCGCTTCCGGTCGTTTACCACCCGCACTACTCCGCGCCGCTGCCGAGCACCCATCGCTTTCCGATGGCGAAGTTCCGGCTGCTGCATCAACTCCTGCTGGAGCAGGGGGTGGTGCAAGCCGACGAGGTGCATCGGCCCTTGAGCATCGCCCGCAGAGATCTGGAGAGCATTCATCCCCGCACGTATCACGAAGCCTTCAGCCGTGATCGCCTAACCCGACCGGAGCAACGCCGCATCGGACTTCCAGCCACACGCCCTTTGGTGCAGCGCACCTGGATCGCCGTGGGCGGCACCCTGTTGACGGCACGGCTGGCTCTCAAGCGGGGCTTGGCCTCTCATCTGGCGGGCGGCACCCACCATGCCCACCCCGGCTTCGGGAGCGGCTTCTGCATCTTCAACGACTGTGCCGTCGCCGCACGGGTGTTGCTGGGAACAGGAGAGGTGCGGCGAATTCTGATCGTGGATCTCGATGTGCACCAAGGGGATGGTTCGGCAGCCTGCTTTCATCACGACCCAAGGGTGACCACCCTTTCGGTGCACGCCGCCAGCAATTTCCCCTTGCGCAAAGTGGAAGGGGATATCGACATCCCCTTGGCTGATGGCACCAGCGATGACGACTATCTCGCCGCCATTGCCGACCGGTTGCCCGATGCCTTGGACACCATCGCGCCGGATTTGGTGCTCTACAACGCGGGCGTCGATCCCCATCGCGATGATCGGCTCGGCCGACTGGCTCTCAGCGATGCGGGACTGATGATGCGGGATCGACTCGTGCTCGATGCCTGTCTGCGCCGCAGGATTCCAACAGCAACCGTGATCGGCGGGGGGTATGACGCCCTCAACCCCTTGGTGCAGCGCCACGCCATCGTGGTGCGCGCCGCTGCCGAGCAGGCTCGCTTGTTCGATCTGCCATGACTGAGGCTTTGCCCCCCTGGAGACCCCTGCTGCGCGCGGCCATGCAGCGGGAGGGACGTTCTGTTTCAGCACGCTGGGTGCAACTGGCCTCAACGGGACGTGATGGAACCCCCCGGGTGCGAACCCTGGTGTTCCGAGGCTGGGCCGGGGTGGACCAGCTCGAACTGTTCAGTGATCAACGCAGCGAGAAGGTGAAAGAACTCTCCAGCCATGGGGCTGCGGAACTGTGCTGGTTGTTTCCCAAAGCCCGCCAGCAATACCGACTGCGGGGCATGGTTCAGCTGATCACACCGGCCGAACAAGCTGACCTTTGTCAGCAGCGCTGGCAACAGCTCTCCGATACCGGACGTGCCGTCTGGGGATGGCCCACACCGGCAAAGCCTCTCGATCCCTCCGCGGCTTTTCCAGAACACCTCAGTGACACATCACCCCTACCTGATCATTTCGTGGTGCTGCGGCTGCAGGTGGAGACCGTCGAGCGGCTCAACCTGGGGCCGCACCCGCATCAACGCACGCGATGGAGCGCGCAAACGCTTTGGCAAGAACAGCCGTTGAACCCCTGATCACCACCAGCGCTCGACGCGACCAACGGACGGACGGCCCGGTTTACTGGGCACCGTCACCACCGACAACCGCTGCAGATCACGGCGGTAATCAAAACGGCAGAACCCGACGCCTGTGCCAGAACAAGCCGAGAGACTTTCCAGTGCAACGGACGCCCAGCGACGTTCTTCCTGCGTCGGCTTTTTTTCAGGGGCGGGACGCCAGCCATCGGCGATCAGATGGCGGTTGGCTTCGAGGATGGTCTGTCTGGCGTTGAGCTGCGGCTCAGGCTTGGCAAAGGCCGAACTTCCAACCCCCATCAACCAGGGCAGCAACAGCGACAAGAGAACACAACGTCCCATGGTGGGCCTCATCCCTCTCCGCCCTAGCCATGGATCCCTGCTCTGACCACAGGATCAGGCAACTCAGGCCACACTCTCTGGATCAAGCAGATATTCGGCGTAACGGATCGTTAATCCCAGCTGACCGTCCCAGGCCACGGCGTAACTCCAATGGCCTTCACCTCGCATCCCCGAAGGCGATGGACCCGGCTCGACCCAAAGCATGGGCTCATCCGCAATCACACCCCAACGGCCGCTGGCCTTGTTGCACACACGATCCCCCACTTGAAAACAAGGCTGTGGCTTCAATGCTTGCCCCTCCTCATTGTTGAAGCGGTCAGGCTCGCTTCCCCCTGCAGCAAGAGGCTCAGCTTCCTCCAGCAAATCAATCACCGGAGGCAGCCAATTGGGATCAGGCAGAGCACCCTGTAGCAGATGGCCAATGGCACGACCGCGACCAACCCCGTAAAAAGCGCAGTAAGTATCGAGTCGTTGAAGCACATCGGGCTTCAACCAAACCTGCACAGGCTTGGCCTTGGGTTC
The Synechococcus sp. PROS-U-1 DNA segment above includes these coding regions:
- a CDS encoding terminase large subunit domain-containing protein: MDTLNTVLLSGGRGGGKSILLIWLIIYFAVINGKGHRGVLIRTDLAGLQKLESLLYDHIPKVLPGSRYFKAKRQWQMSNGAILNLIHQSDASSFNKLQGEDLSHVYVDELTQFPDPQTVLRIRSSMRTSDPSIKTKFIATANPFPHGWWCRDYIISKSVPGRIFNCELFGGVETVWFKSTLRDNPYLANPDQYEADLKASAFGDESRARAEIFGDWAGSAAGFFGTALSEEKSLISGDFVIPQLKDVDGVFREESRGRHCWIGGDWGTASPACAVLMYQVQEPMEFDGKYLARGSWVCVDEEYVCSTQQDGAAEWNRGDRTLTAPKFVERVTGLYRRHGFVLRSIHEKRVIMDSAVTAQLGFGGYSDPVTLSTEFKKYGWLVTGSPKSSRAVGWQLMKSLLFQAGTEQPGLYISERCQSLWATLPYCISDPKNPEDMEKDAPDHSADAVRYVLTASNQGRHLSHGRIPKQRIGVGSF
- a CDS encoding helix-turn-helix domain-containing protein produces the protein MTCFTVWVLVVLLLPLHLLLWATESKSTRINRLRRRGATWKTIAARYGVSQSTARRWANA
- a CDS encoding pyridoxamine 5'-phosphate oxidase family protein, whose protein sequence is MTEALPPWRPLLRAAMQREGRSVSARWVQLASTGRDGTPRVRTLVFRGWAGVDQLELFSDQRSEKVKELSSHGAAELCWLFPKARQQYRLRGMVQLITPAEQADLCQQRWQQLSDTGRAVWGWPTPAKPLDPSAAFPEHLSDTSPLPDHFVVLRLQVETVERLNLGPHPHQRTRWSAQTLWQEQPLNP
- a CDS encoding AAA family ATPase, translated to MTKWQKASFSVDQILQLNGNVNAVGTRTGPDADHLLILDIDGQSAVDICKKFACAPKDTGWAIRRDTDPERLKVAFHIPEDKRPFLTRKDGSPLGKRVLQTKAAVYDVDEFGEPKRDEKNRPITLEKQEAVELFYGSGQCVVLGDHKQSGGHYFWNGDPTKLDTPNDQWWGLINHIVDSHAVEDKERQPIENGTNQQSGPLTPCVICGRNTSSACTTFNDGNRQRINCYQGQTFSPPADLKVGADLIERDGISYALSGYGFNPSIGGFATFVEHIEKPAINPLADIDDLDDQPLDEWIAERIGDLLDLRLTTEDTWAKEMAIISELTCRRVNRQDIERRCLEALADRWNLAISQHHSGKRKRRGANQTKDGEHQQMLVHGFLPWKRDTLLFGPAGVGKTTAAVALAWSVISGKPFLDHDIPSDIKGKVLFIGSDGGDGAYEMWQNAAEDFGIADHPLWVDGCFHWGADQTEGIGAWSCTPAGLLELKEELETNDYALVIIDSWKAVLELAGIDFGIGPVGTVVRILQALIGQHCSALYLHHPSGNTKGKGVGGAGGNQNVNQIPYAVHELRVEPSSEDKPSCVRWLAHKVRGYTQREFLYRLSDDGLNVVEGDVITNASDRILITLGDLEGLGTATTSPAIKSQMRDVSEKTISNNLTRMRQRGLIKKTGSAWHLTKRGKFALNKLCDPTHTP
- a CDS encoding histone deacetylase, which gives rise to MPLPVVYHPHYSAPLPSTHRFPMAKFRLLHQLLLEQGVVQADEVHRPLSIARRDLESIHPRTYHEAFSRDRLTRPEQRRIGLPATRPLVQRTWIAVGGTLLTARLALKRGLASHLAGGTHHAHPGFGSGFCIFNDCAVAARVLLGTGEVRRILIVDLDVHQGDGSAACFHHDPRVTTLSVHAASNFPLRKVEGDIDIPLADGTSDDDYLAAIADRLPDALDTIAPDLVLYNAGVDPHRDDRLGRLALSDAGLMMRDRLVLDACLRRRIPTATVIGGGYDALNPLVQRHAIVVRAAAEQARLFDLP